A genomic window from Xenorhabdus cabanillasii includes:
- a CDS encoding beta-N-acetylhexosaminidase, with translation MKSIKLHTLAAIIMAAGFTAGTYAENIHAEMSSQQIVDSLSQLNVNFSIVDNQAGSHGTDCAILGANGAACNRVNITLTNGDQAIDSADWALYFHSIRQILKVENEQYKITHITGDLYKLEPTEKFRGIKAKEKVSLPIIGEYWQIYSTDFMPRWYATSGNAIPKVLTNTDTEDLSAFLSDFKGEQWKRTTTDNNILMTPESRFEKNSQMSLIDEDKLRGQIIPTPRKLSIHSQDVNLSHGVRLELGGLSDASVRVIRERFADYNIKLTNSGYRIATQINANKFTGDWRVKGAYSLNITTKGAQIVAFDESGVFYGLQSLFSLLPANGVPKIATLTAKDAPRFEYRGMFLDVGRNFHSKEAVLRLLDQMAAYKLNKFHFHLSDDEGWRLEIPGLPELTEIGSKRCHDLTETQCLLPQLGSGPASNNMGSGYFSRQDYIDILKYAKARQIEVIPEIDIPAHARAAVMSMEARYKKLLAEGKVQEANEYRLLDPTDTSNTTSVQFYDRHSYLNPCMDSSKRFVDKVISEIVAMHKEAGTSLKTWHFGGDEAKNIRLGAGYQDKDGPIEPGKGIINKKIEDKPWAKSQVCQKMIAKGIIKDVDELASYFAIEVSKIVNAHGIETMQSWQDGLKHAKSAKDFATQYVTVNFWDTLYWGGYDSVNDWANKGYRVVVSSPDYVYLDMPYEVNPKERGYYWASRFNDEAKIFSFAPDNMPQNAETSVDINGNYFNTTSNKRWPGAYGVSGLLWSETVRTDQQMEYMIYPRLLPLAERAWHQAEWEQNYQQGREYKGGVTRYVETDKLNNDWRRFANLMGQREMAKLDKAHVAYRLPIPGARIVSGTLEANIALPGLAIQYSLNDGKTWEIYDDRQRPHVEGKVKVRSVSTDGKRFSRIEDVYQK, from the coding sequence ATGAAAAGCATTAAATTACACACTTTAGCAGCAATTATCATGGCGGCTGGGTTCACGGCAGGTACTTATGCAGAAAATATTCATGCGGAAATGTCATCACAGCAGATAGTGGATTCACTGAGTCAGTTAAACGTGAATTTCAGCATCGTAGACAACCAGGCCGGATCACATGGGACTGATTGTGCCATTTTAGGTGCAAATGGGGCCGCTTGTAATCGGGTTAATATCACATTGACCAATGGCGATCAGGCAATTGATTCTGCGGATTGGGCACTCTATTTTCATAGCATTCGCCAAATTCTGAAAGTTGAGAATGAGCAATACAAAATCACGCATATCACAGGTGACTTGTATAAATTAGAACCGACAGAAAAGTTCAGGGGGATCAAGGCTAAAGAAAAGGTCTCACTGCCAATCATTGGTGAATACTGGCAGATTTACAGTACAGATTTTATGCCACGCTGGTATGCCACTTCAGGTAATGCTATTCCCAAAGTACTGACTAATACTGATACTGAGGATCTGAGTGCATTTTTATCTGATTTTAAAGGGGAGCAGTGGAAACGAACTACAACGGATAACAATATCCTGATGACGCCCGAAAGCCGTTTTGAGAAAAACAGCCAGATGTCATTAATTGATGAGGATAAACTGCGTGGGCAAATTATCCCGACGCCCAGAAAATTGTCCATTCATTCACAGGATGTCAATTTGTCTCATGGTGTGAGATTGGAACTGGGGGGGTTGAGTGACGCTTCAGTTCGGGTTATTCGAGAGCGTTTTGCTGACTATAACATTAAGTTAACCAATAGCGGTTATCGGATTGCGACTCAGATTAATGCGAATAAATTTACCGGTGATTGGCGGGTTAAAGGGGCTTATTCCCTGAATATCACTACTAAGGGAGCGCAAATTGTTGCTTTTGATGAGTCCGGTGTATTTTATGGCCTGCAATCACTGTTTTCCCTTCTTCCGGCCAATGGTGTACCGAAAATAGCCACATTAACAGCAAAAGACGCACCCAGATTTGAATATCGGGGTATGTTTCTTGATGTCGGACGGAATTTCCATAGTAAAGAGGCTGTCTTGCGTCTGCTCGATCAAATGGCGGCTTATAAACTGAATAAATTCCATTTCCATTTGAGTGATGATGAAGGCTGGCGTCTGGAAATTCCCGGTTTACCGGAATTAACAGAAATCGGCAGCAAACGTTGTCATGATTTAACTGAGACACAATGTTTGTTACCGCAATTAGGCTCAGGGCCAGCAAGTAATAATATGGGAAGTGGCTATTTTAGCCGTCAGGATTACATTGATATCTTGAAATATGCTAAGGCTCGTCAGATAGAGGTGATCCCGGAAATTGATATTCCGGCCCATGCCCGTGCAGCGGTAATGTCTATGGAAGCCCGTTATAAAAAATTGTTGGCAGAAGGAAAGGTGCAGGAAGCCAATGAATACCGTTTGCTCGACCCGACAGATACCTCAAATACGACATCTGTACAGTTTTACGATCGTCATAGCTATCTGAACCCGTGCATGGATTCTTCCAAACGTTTTGTTGACAAAGTCATCAGTGAAATCGTTGCCATGCACAAAGAAGCCGGGACATCACTGAAAACATGGCACTTTGGCGGTGATGAAGCGAAAAATATTCGTTTGGGGGCGGGTTATCAGGATAAAGATGGCCCAATTGAACCGGGTAAAGGGATCATAAATAAAAAAATCGAAGACAAGCCATGGGCAAAATCTCAGGTTTGTCAAAAAATGATTGCGAAGGGCATTATCAAAGATGTTGATGAGCTGGCCAGTTACTTTGCGATTGAAGTTAGTAAGATTGTCAATGCTCATGGTATTGAGACGATGCAGTCATGGCAGGATGGTCTGAAACATGCGAAATCGGCGAAAGACTTTGCTACTCAGTACGTTACGGTAAACTTTTGGGATACTCTCTATTGGGGAGGTTATGATTCCGTTAATGACTGGGCAAACAAGGGCTATCGTGTTGTTGTTTCCAGCCCTGATTATGTTTACCTAGATATGCCGTACGAAGTCAATCCCAAAGAGCGGGGCTATTATTGGGCATCTCGTTTTAATGATGAAGCCAAAATCTTCAGTTTTGCACCAGATAATATGCCACAAAATGCCGAAACTTCGGTGGATATCAATGGCAACTATTTCAATACCACCAGTAATAAACGTTGGCCGGGGGCGTATGGGGTGTCAGGTCTATTATGGAGTGAAACAGTGCGGACTGATCAGCAAATGGAATATATGATTTATCCGCGTTTACTGCCGCTGGCGGAACGTGCGTGGCATCAGGCTGAATGGGAACAGAATTACCAGCAGGGCAGAGAGTATAAAGGCGGAGTCACACGGTATGTTGAAACCGATAAACTCAATAATGATTGGCGCCGTTTTGCCAATTTAATGGGGCAACGTGAGATGGCAAAACTGGATAAGGCGCATGTTGCATATCGATTACCAATACCAGGGGCAAGGATTGTGTCAGGGACATTGGAAGCGAACATTGCTTTGCCCGGGCTGGCAATTCAGTATTCGTTGAATGATGGTAAAACCTGGGAAATTTATGATGACAGACAAAGACCGCACGTCGAAGGTAAAGTGAAAGTCCGTTCTGTTAGTACTGATGGTAAACGTTTCAGCCGAATTGAAGATGTATATCAAAAATAA
- the ybfE gene encoding LexA regulated protein, translating to MAKEQTDRTTLDLFADERRPGRPKTNPLSRDEQLRINKRNQLRRDKVKGLRRVELKLNEDAVGALNHLAKQRNISRSELIEQMLLAQLATEDHLAN from the coding sequence ATGGCAAAAGAACAAACTGATCGCACCACACTGGATTTGTTCGCAGATGAACGCAGGCCAGGGCGACCTAAAACAAATCCGTTGTCCAGAGATGAACAGCTTAGGATCAACAAACGCAACCAGTTGCGCCGGGATAAAGTCAAAGGACTACGTCGGGTGGAACTAAAACTCAATGAAGATGCTGTTGGTGCTCTCAACCATCTGGCAAAACAGCGCAATATCAGCCGCAGTGAATTGATTGAACAAATGTTGCTGGCCCAACTGGCAACAGAGGATCACCTTGCCAATTAA
- the fur gene encoding ferric iron uptake transcriptional regulator — MTDNNKALKNAGLKVTLPRLKILEVLQDPECHHVSAEDLYKKLIDIGEEIGLATVYRVLNQFDDAGIVTRHNFEGGKSVFELTQQHHHDHLICLDCGKVIEFSDESIEERQKDIAARHGIKLSNHSLYLYGHCTTGDCRKDSTLHDEKA, encoded by the coding sequence ATGACCGACAACAATAAAGCATTGAAAAATGCTGGACTTAAAGTAACACTTCCTCGCCTGAAAATTCTGGAAGTGCTACAGGATCCAGAATGCCATCATGTCAGTGCGGAAGATCTCTACAAAAAACTGATTGATATCGGTGAAGAGATTGGCCTCGCCACTGTCTATCGCGTGTTGAACCAGTTCGATGATGCCGGCATTGTTACTCGCCACAATTTTGAAGGCGGTAAATCGGTTTTTGAACTCACTCAGCAACATCACCACGACCATCTGATTTGTCTCGACTGCGGCAAAGTGATTGAGTTCAGCGATGAGTCCATTGAAGAACGTCAGAAGGATATTGCTGCACGTCATGGAATCAAGTTGTCAAATCATAGTCTCTATTTGTATGGTCACTGTACTACAGGTGATTGCCGTAAAGATAGTACGTTACATGATGAGAAAGCATGA
- the fldA gene encoding flavodoxin FldA, which translates to MAIIGIFFGSDTGNTENIAKMIQEKLGGADVAEVHDIAKSSKEDLEAFDILLLGIPTWYYGEAQCDWDDFFPTLEEINFEGKLIALFGCGDQEDYAEYFCDAMGTIRDIIEPRGAIIVGHWPTEGYHFEVSKGMADDNHFIGLAIDEDRQPELTEERVDAWVQQIKAEMSLSEILGA; encoded by the coding sequence ATGGCAATAATAGGTATATTCTTCGGCAGCGACACTGGCAACACAGAGAACATTGCCAAAATGATCCAAGAAAAACTGGGCGGTGCTGATGTTGCGGAAGTTCACGATATTGCCAAAAGCAGCAAGGAAGATCTTGAAGCCTTCGATATCCTGCTGCTAGGCATTCCAACCTGGTACTACGGTGAAGCTCAATGTGACTGGGATGATTTCTTCCCGACTCTGGAAGAGATCAATTTTGAAGGGAAGTTAATTGCCCTGTTTGGTTGTGGTGATCAGGAAGATTATGCAGAATATTTCTGTGATGCTATGGGCACCATCCGCGATATTATCGAACCTCGTGGTGCAATTATTGTTGGTCACTGGCCAACTGAAGGGTATCACTTTGAAGTATCCAAAGGTATGGCTGATGATAATCACTTCATTGGTCTTGCTATTGATGAAGATCGCCAACCAGAATTGACCGAAGAGCGTGTTGATGCTTGGGTACAGCAGATTAAGGCTGAAATGAGCCTGTCAGAAATCCTCGGCGCATAA
- a CDS encoding TetR/AcrR family transcriptional regulator has product MKKQTEKQRAKRKHIIAAAISCFIEKGFHATSTAEICKAAGMSPGNLFHYYPTKSAIIEAIAEEDSHDYDEILAACHDENSVVATIEKLLAKLIQLYNEPGYARLSIEIIAEASRNPAINKIFIENEKKVRERLTLLLNKGIANGEIDKKLNAEQTASWLMIAVDGAIGKQVMGSDFEWRESLEAFTYMIRKAFTP; this is encoded by the coding sequence GTGAAAAAACAGACCGAAAAACAGCGGGCTAAACGTAAACATATTATTGCTGCGGCTATCTCCTGTTTTATCGAGAAGGGATTTCATGCAACATCAACAGCAGAAATCTGCAAAGCAGCAGGTATGAGTCCCGGAAACCTGTTTCATTATTATCCAACCAAGAGTGCCATTATTGAAGCGATTGCAGAAGAAGACAGCCACGACTATGACGAAATTTTGGCTGCCTGTCATGATGAAAATTCAGTGGTTGCCACAATAGAAAAATTGTTGGCAAAGCTGATACAGCTCTATAACGAACCCGGCTATGCACGCCTCAGTATTGAGATTATCGCTGAGGCCAGCCGGAATCCTGCTATTAATAAGATATTTATCGAGAATGAGAAAAAAGTCCGGGAGCGTTTAACGTTATTACTCAATAAAGGCATTGCGAACGGGGAAATTGATAAAAAACTTAATGCTGAACAGACTGCTTCCTGGTTGATGATCGCCGTTGACGGCGCTATCGGCAAGCAAGTCATGGGATCTGATTTTGAGTGGCGTGAGAGCCTTGAAGCTTTTACTTATATGATACGAAAAGCCTTTACTCCATAA